The following nucleotide sequence is from Marinibacterium anthonyi.
ATGAGACAGGTATTTTCTCACACACCCGCCTTGGCGGAACGATCTTCTGTACCCGGCACGAACCCGTACAGGGTCATCGAGCCGATCCGAGCGCTTCGCAAAGAACTCGGTCTGACACCAAATGACCTGGTAACACTGCAGGCCTTGATCAGCTTCATGCCGAAGAAGGCCGGACAAACAGCTCCAATGACTATCGTCTTTCCCTCAAACGCATCATTGTCTGAGAGAACGAACGGTCTGAACGAGAGAACGATCCGACGGTGTATCGGGCGCCTCGTGGACGCCAATTTGATCCAACGCAGGGATAGCGCAACCCGCAAACGGTTCCCTCTTCGCTACGGTGGAGTGATCAAAGATGCCTTTGGCTTCGATCTACAGCCAATGTTTGATCGGGAAAGTGAGCTCACAGAACACGCAAAACAGCTTGTCGGCGATCAGGAAGAGCTACGATCACTCAGGGCGGAGGCGCTGGCTCTTCGTGTCGAAGCTTTGCGCCAAGCAAACGATGATGAGACATTCACATTTCTCCACAACGTGCGCAACATCCTACGCCGTGCAACTCTCAAAGCCGACGAAATCATAG
It contains:
- the repC7 gene encoding Plasmid replication initiation protein RepC7, which codes for MRQVFSHTPALAERSSVPGTNPYRVIEPIRALRKELGLTPNDLVTLQALISFMPKKAGQTAPMTIVFPSNASLSERTNGLNERTIRRCIGRLVDANLIQRRDSATRKRFPLRYGGVIKDAFGFDLQPMFDRESELTEHAKQLVGDQEELRSLRAEALALRVEALRQANDDETFTFLHNVRNILRRATLKADEIIELIKKLAELAGATIRGFPAGNPEAQETMPDLLSGDDGQNVRHVEPTRLNIKKDTTDAHSSSGFSEHRDPTTMAWTDLKNVSDFFPNEPRDHQSVLNMLADVGKLLRIEQGRIMRHLRERGPGQLLIALDELILRASTGQVRNTNAYLDAMMRQGM